A section of the Paenibacillus odorifer genome encodes:
- the kdpB gene encoding potassium-transporting ATPase subunit KdpB, with product MSTVKRKKLLTGPILLSAVKDSFIKLNPVTLIKNPVMFVVEIGTIIVLLMVLAPGYFNAEKSVGFNITVLFILLFTVLFANFAEALAEGRGKAQADSLKKTKQDITANKLVGGSVKTVSSSELRKGDIVIVSQGELIPGDGEVIEGLASVDESAITGESAPVIKEAGGDFGSVTGGTRVVSDEIKVKITSEPGESFLDRMISLVEGAKRQKTPNEIALNTLLISLTLIFLIVVVTLRPIATYLGVDLDIPVMIALLVCLIPTTIGGLLSAIGIAGMDRVTQFNVLAMSGKAVEAAGDINTMILDKTGTITFGNRMASDFVPVGDETEAELTAWAAISSLKDETPEGRSVIELAKKLERSYDSKLAEGGELVEFKAETRMSGIDLRDGRSVRKGAVDSVKKWVQSKGGVIPANLDSNSDAIARMGGTPLAVAVDNRIYGLIYLKDTVKPGMKERFDELRKMGIKTIMCTGDNPLTAATIAREAGVDDFIAESTPEDKIAVIRREQNEGKLVAMTGDGTNDAPALAQADVGLAMNSGTTAAKEAANMVDLDSDPSKIIEVVAIGKQLLMTRGALTTFSIANDIAKYFAIIPAMFMLAIPEMEALNVMGLGSPSSAIISALIFNAIIIPLLIPLAMKGVSYKAMSSTKLLGRNIFIYGLGGVVVPFAGIKLIDLLVSVWI from the coding sequence ATGAGTACTGTAAAAAGAAAAAAGCTGCTGACGGGACCCATACTCCTAAGCGCTGTAAAGGATAGCTTTATTAAGCTTAACCCGGTGACGTTAATCAAAAATCCGGTCATGTTCGTAGTCGAAATCGGCACGATTATTGTATTGCTTATGGTACTGGCCCCCGGATATTTTAATGCAGAGAAATCGGTAGGCTTCAATATCACGGTGTTGTTCATTCTGTTATTCACAGTGCTGTTTGCCAACTTCGCTGAAGCGCTGGCTGAAGGCCGCGGGAAGGCCCAGGCGGATTCGCTTAAGAAAACGAAACAGGATATCACAGCTAATAAGCTCGTTGGAGGGTCTGTGAAGACCGTTTCTTCCTCCGAGCTGCGGAAAGGAGATATCGTGATCGTCAGTCAGGGAGAACTTATCCCTGGCGATGGTGAAGTGATTGAAGGGCTGGCCTCCGTAGATGAATCGGCAATTACAGGTGAATCTGCACCTGTTATTAAGGAAGCCGGCGGAGATTTCGGCTCAGTCACAGGCGGCACCCGGGTAGTTAGTGATGAGATTAAAGTCAAAATTACCAGTGAACCCGGTGAGTCATTCTTGGATCGGATGATCTCCCTCGTTGAAGGGGCGAAACGTCAGAAGACACCCAATGAAATTGCACTAAATACACTCTTGATCAGTCTGACGTTGATTTTCCTGATTGTAGTAGTGACCTTGCGGCCAATTGCGACTTATCTGGGCGTTGATCTAGATATTCCTGTTATGATCGCCTTGCTGGTCTGTCTGATCCCGACCACAATCGGGGGACTGCTCTCCGCTATCGGGATAGCAGGGATGGACCGCGTCACACAGTTTAATGTCCTTGCTATGTCAGGGAAGGCCGTTGAAGCTGCCGGCGACATTAATACAATGATTCTAGATAAGACCGGTACGATTACTTTCGGAAACCGGATGGCGAGTGATTTTGTGCCAGTTGGAGATGAAACGGAAGCTGAGCTTACGGCTTGGGCAGCTATTAGTTCGCTAAAGGATGAGACTCCGGAAGGACGTTCTGTTATTGAGCTGGCTAAGAAGCTGGAACGCAGCTATGACAGCAAACTTGCTGAAGGCGGAGAGCTCGTAGAGTTTAAGGCTGAGACCCGGATGAGTGGTATAGATCTGCGGGATGGACGATCTGTTCGTAAAGGGGCAGTCGATTCCGTGAAGAAATGGGTACAGTCGAAGGGCGGAGTCATTCCCGCGAACCTCGACAGTAATTCCGATGCTATCGCTCGGATGGGGGGGACCCCGCTTGCTGTTGCGGTAGACAACCGGATTTATGGACTTATTTACTTAAAGGATACAGTTAAGCCAGGCATGAAAGAGCGGTTCGATGAGCTGCGAAAAATGGGAATCAAGACTATCATGTGTACAGGGGACAATCCGCTGACCGCAGCTACTATTGCCCGTGAAGCAGGGGTAGATGATTTTATTGCAGAGAGTACACCTGAGGATAAAATAGCGGTTATCCGCCGCGAGCAGAACGAAGGCAAGCTGGTGGCAATGACTGGTGATGGAACGAATGACGCACCTGCCCTTGCCCAAGCTGATGTGGGCTTAGCGATGAACAGTGGGACTACAGCCGCTAAGGAAGCAGCAAACATGGTTGATCTGGACTCCGATCCCTCGAAGATCATTGAGGTTGTAGCTATTGGTAAACAACTACTGATGACGCGGGGCGCGTTGACAACGTTCAGTATTGCGAATGATATCGCTAAATACTTCGCGATTATTCCGGCAATGTTCATGCTAGCTATTCCTGAAATGGAAGCCCTGAATGTCATGGGATTGGGTTCACCTAGCTCGGCAATTATATCTGCATTAATATTTAATGCAATTATTATTCCGCTGCTGATCCCATTGGCGATGAAAGGTGTCTCATATAAAGCGATGAGTTCTACGAAGCTGCTGGGACGTAATATTTTTATCTATGGTTTAGGTGGAGTAGTCGTTCCTTTTGCGGGCATCAAACTTATTGATTTGCTCGTAAGTGTATGGATATAA
- the kdpC gene encoding potassium-transporting ATPase subunit KdpC, which yields MADAEEHLSPSKGANFFIILRLCLVFVVLCGVIYPLTTTAIAQVLMPSQANGSQLKNDAGVVVGSELIGQSFTDPALFHGRVSSIDYKAEASGSNNYGPSNPDMLQRTKDSITQWQLDNPDVPVNKLPVDLVTNSGSGLDPHITPASAIVQIPRISNLTGIPATQLEELVNKQTEGRDLGLFGEERVNVLKLNMELQKLTNK from the coding sequence ATTGCGGACGCTGAAGAACACTTGTCACCATCGAAGGGTGCTAATTTCTTTATCATATTACGGCTATGTCTAGTGTTTGTTGTTCTCTGCGGAGTGATTTATCCTCTGACTACTACAGCGATTGCTCAAGTTCTGATGCCATCGCAAGCGAACGGCAGTCAGCTGAAGAATGACGCTGGAGTAGTAGTGGGTTCAGAACTCATCGGGCAGAGCTTTACGGACCCGGCATTATTCCATGGACGTGTATCCAGCATTGATTATAAAGCGGAAGCTTCAGGCTCCAACAACTATGGCCCATCCAACCCCGATATGCTGCAGCGGACGAAGGATTCCATCACACAGTGGCAGCTGGATAATCCGGATGTGCCTGTAAACAAGCTGCCGGTTGATTTAGTAACCAACTCAGGTTCAGGTCTTGATCCGCATATCACTCCTGCATCGGCAATTGTGCAGATTCCCCGGATCAGTAATTTGACCGGGATTCCAGCCACGCAGCTGGAAGAGCTAGTGAATAAGCAGACCGAAGGTCGTGATCTAGGGCTGTTTGGTGAAGAACGGGTAAATGTTCTGAAGCTGAATATGGAGCTCCAGAAATTAACGAACAAATAA
- a CDS encoding histidine kinase: MGTYRRKTPEELLLSIYELHRGRLKIYIGPVSGSGKTYQMLREGQALKAQGIDVVICAVSTNQSPETRDQLGDLERIPSIHWFQKEIEKKDLDVEAIVARNPEVVLTDGLAHHNREGAERSTRLEDIKYLLGCGISVITTVNVYELEGAADLARKWTGIEVEYSLPAEVLTLADDIVLIDVTPEKILQRLSEGHLGKKQRTSLFNKGNLSKLRELALRMVAEDVNGSLEKHREEQGLLGASGIAEKVLVSAQYYWNGSIHIRRGQQIAKRLNGDLAVVSFWKQGLTPSKEAATFKRSLWKLTEKIGASMEEISFRSKREIPGLLVKYAIQHNITRIVMGHSKQTAWQELWKGSIANSLLKQIRGVDVFFVADRAEREGERVLPTRQSRNERKADAYHRLSSQEVKDKIDAIRGGTFKVYIGAAPGVGKTYKMLREGNDLLKRGIDVVIGLLETHGRKETLEQIGELEILPRLSIDYRGTVLEEMDTAAIIKRNPEVVLVDELAHTNMPGSKHKKRYMDVMELLDAGISVISTVNVQHLESLNDAVEQITGVRVRETFPDSILQRADEVELIDVSPKTLQERMKDGKIYAMTKVDQALGAFFKIGNLIALRELALREIADDVDERLEAWERVGSLRGPWRRQEVIYVCITLGDHAERLIRRGFRIAYRLKACWYVTYVQEYKQSGPSYDKRINDLKELTERLGGTFKMIPNVLPARVSSLLLERSQALQSTQIIIGQSQRSWVRKWLRGDVTKQILRSARNVDVLVVANLMREEP; the protein is encoded by the coding sequence ATGGGAACATATCGGAGGAAGACGCCGGAGGAACTGCTGCTCTCTATCTATGAGCTGCATCGTGGACGCCTGAAGATCTATATAGGTCCGGTCAGTGGATCAGGCAAGACCTATCAGATGCTGCGTGAGGGGCAGGCGCTGAAAGCACAGGGCATCGATGTTGTAATCTGTGCGGTTTCAACCAACCAGAGTCCAGAAACAAGGGATCAGCTGGGTGACTTGGAACGGATTCCAAGTATTCATTGGTTTCAGAAGGAGATCGAGAAGAAGGATCTGGACGTGGAGGCCATTGTGGCGCGTAATCCAGAGGTTGTACTGACCGATGGATTGGCTCATCATAATCGCGAGGGTGCGGAGAGATCAACTAGGCTGGAGGATATCAAATATTTATTGGGTTGTGGAATTAGTGTCATCACAACTGTAAACGTATACGAGCTGGAGGGCGCAGCAGATCTAGCGCGAAAGTGGACGGGGATTGAGGTGGAGTATTCCTTGCCTGCGGAAGTGCTCACCCTTGCAGATGATATCGTTCTAATTGATGTGACTCCGGAAAAGATACTTCAACGTTTGTCCGAAGGACATTTGGGCAAGAAGCAGCGGACATCGCTTTTTAACAAAGGGAATCTAAGCAAGCTGCGGGAGCTGGCGCTGAGAATGGTAGCGGAGGATGTTAATGGTTCGCTGGAGAAGCATCGGGAGGAGCAAGGGTTGCTGGGAGCTTCGGGGATTGCCGAAAAAGTGTTGGTGTCCGCACAGTATTATTGGAATGGCTCGATTCATATCCGCCGTGGACAGCAAATCGCTAAACGGTTAAACGGAGATCTGGCGGTGGTATCCTTCTGGAAGCAGGGCCTGACGCCCTCTAAGGAAGCAGCAACCTTCAAGCGATCCCTATGGAAGCTGACTGAGAAGATTGGGGCCTCGATGGAGGAGATTTCTTTTCGCTCGAAGAGGGAGATTCCAGGACTACTAGTGAAATACGCCATCCAGCATAATATTACCCGTATCGTTATGGGACACTCCAAGCAAACGGCGTGGCAGGAGCTGTGGAAGGGTTCGATTGCTAACTCATTGTTAAAGCAAATCCGCGGAGTAGATGTGTTTTTCGTGGCTGATCGTGCTGAGCGTGAGGGAGAACGCGTTCTTCCTACCCGGCAGAGCCGAAATGAGCGGAAAGCCGATGCCTATCACAGATTAAGCAGTCAGGAAGTAAAGGATAAAATCGATGCCATTCGTGGGGGCACATTTAAAGTGTACATTGGTGCTGCTCCCGGAGTGGGCAAGACTTATAAGATGCTGCGAGAAGGAAATGATCTCTTAAAGAGAGGGATCGATGTTGTTATTGGATTACTAGAAACGCATGGACGTAAAGAAACCCTTGAACAGATCGGTGAGCTGGAGATCCTTCCGCGACTGAGTATTGACTATCGGGGGACTGTCCTTGAGGAAATGGATACGGCAGCTATCATTAAGCGTAATCCGGAGGTCGTACTGGTAGATGAACTGGCACATACCAATATGCCGGGCAGCAAACATAAGAAGCGGTATATGGATGTTATGGAGTTATTGGATGCAGGGATCTCTGTAATCTCCACAGTGAATGTTCAGCACTTAGAAAGCTTGAATGATGCTGTAGAACAAATTACCGGAGTTAGAGTTAGAGAGACTTTCCCAGACAGCATTCTGCAACGGGCCGACGAGGTTGAACTTATCGATGTATCTCCTAAAACACTGCAAGAGCGGATGAAGGATGGGAAAATATATGCGATGACCAAAGTGGATCAGGCGCTGGGGGCTTTTTTCAAAATCGGCAATCTAATCGCCCTCCGTGAACTGGCGCTGCGGGAAATTGCTGATGATGTGGATGAACGTCTGGAGGCCTGGGAACGTGTCGGGTCGCTGCGGGGACCTTGGCGGCGGCAGGAAGTGATCTATGTGTGCATCACCTTAGGAGATCATGCGGAACGTCTGATTCGGCGAGGTTTTCGGATTGCCTATCGTCTAAAAGCTTGCTGGTATGTTACGTACGTACAGGAATATAAGCAGAGCGGGCCTTCTTACGATAAACGAATTAATGATTTGAAAGAATTGACGGAACGACTGGGTGGAACGTTTAAGATGATTCCTAACGTGCTCCCGGCACGAGTGTCTTCCTTGCTGCTTGAAAGGTCTCAAGCCTTACAGAGCACACAGATTATTATCGGTCAATCTCAACGCTCCTGGGTACGTAAATGGCTGCGTGGGGATGTCACTAAGCAGATTCTGCGTTCGGCCAGAAATGTAGATGTACTGGTCGTGGCAAATCTTATGCGTGAGGAACCTTAA
- a CDS encoding glutaredoxin family protein yields the protein MSQQVIVYSTAGCSDCNLVKQYLTEQGIPFEVRDVMTSTVYQEEVEKLGFMGVPVTVAGDHATKGFNLPELKALIEAAQ from the coding sequence ATGAGCCAGCAAGTGATTGTTTATTCAACAGCAGGCTGCAGCGATTGTAATCTGGTCAAACAATATCTTACGGAGCAAGGTATCCCTTTTGAAGTAAGAGATGTTATGACTAGCACAGTCTATCAAGAGGAAGTCGAAAAGCTTGGTTTCATGGGTGTTCCTGTTACTGTAGCAGGGGATCATGCCACCAAAGGATTCAATCTTCCCGAGCTGAAAGCACTCATCGAAGCGGCCCAGTAA
- the ytxJ gene encoding bacillithiol system redox-active protein YtxJ, with amino-acid sequence MSIQQLHTLEDLKQYVAKPGKKLLFKHSTTCPISAKANEEFQAYLKDADTAAAVVLVIEDRPVSNQIAEDFGIKHESPQLFLLEDNEVRWNTSHWKITRDAIKEAVNQ; translated from the coding sequence ATGTCTATTCAACAACTTCATACATTGGAAGATCTTAAGCAGTATGTGGCTAAACCTGGCAAAAAACTGCTGTTCAAACACAGCACTACCTGCCCGATTAGCGCCAAAGCTAATGAAGAATTCCAGGCTTATCTAAAGGATGCGGATACTGCAGCAGCAGTAGTTCTAGTCATCGAGGATCGTCCAGTTTCCAATCAAATTGCCGAGGATTTCGGGATTAAGCATGAATCTCCACAGCTCTTCCTGCTTGAGGATAATGAGGTTCGCTGGAACACTTCCCACTGGAAGATCACAAGAGATGCTATCAAAGAGGCTGTGAACCAATGA
- a CDS encoding SDR family NAD(P)-dependent oxidoreductase: protein MNRVACVTGADRGLGLSLVHSLLEKQFSVFAGQYMRDADELKALQEEYPEQLELIPLDIGSKDSVKQAARAIASRTGHVDILINNAGIIHSADDATMLVDMDDEGMAEIYNVNTLGALRVSNALMGLLLQSKDKLIVNISSEAGSIGRNKRINMYGYCMSKAALNMQSSLMHNHLKTLGGQVMVFHPGWMKTYMHGEKNEQADISPDVSADQIISQVMEYKKYLGDEPAYLDVDGNTWPW, encoded by the coding sequence ATGAACAGAGTCGCATGTGTGACTGGAGCTGATCGGGGTCTTGGATTGTCTCTTGTACACTCTCTTTTAGAGAAACAGTTCTCAGTATTTGCTGGACAATACATGAGAGACGCAGATGAATTGAAAGCGCTTCAAGAAGAGTATCCGGAACAGCTGGAACTTATTCCACTCGATATTGGTAGTAAGGATAGTGTAAAGCAGGCAGCAAGGGCTATCGCCAGCAGAACTGGGCATGTTGATATTCTTATTAATAATGCCGGAATTATTCATTCCGCAGATGATGCTACGATGCTGGTGGATATGGATGATGAGGGCATGGCAGAGATTTATAATGTGAATACGCTAGGCGCGTTGAGAGTCAGCAATGCACTTATGGGCCTATTATTGCAAAGTAAGGATAAATTAATTGTTAATATTTCTTCGGAAGCGGGCAGCATTGGCAGAAATAAGCGTATTAATATGTACGGCTACTGCATGTCTAAAGCGGCACTGAATATGCAGTCCTCCCTGATGCACAATCATCTAAAGACGCTTGGGGGTCAAGTGATGGTGTTTCACCCCGGCTGGATGAAGACTTATATGCATGGCGAAAAAAATGAGCAAGCGGATATTTCACCTGATGTGTCCGCAGATCAGATTATAAGTCAGGTTATGGAGTATAAAAAATATCTAGGGGATGAGCCGGCCTATCTTGATGTGGATGGCAATACATGGCCTTGGTAG
- a CDS encoding ThuA domain-containing protein, producing MSTLKALALGSYSEVKYHPFAGVDREIEQIFANDLQVISSEDYGLLNKETLSDYKLVISYTEFSDDKIPAEQSSALLSYVANGGGLLVVHNGISLQRNQELGAMLGAHFTHHPEFTSLQMSIPAGEHPIMQGIEEFVIDDEPYYFEQHPYFETTVLMEYPHDGAMRQAAWCHEFGLGRVVYLMPGHHLPSFSVEPFRQMIRRGGLWAAGLL from the coding sequence ATGTCTACACTAAAAGCACTGGCACTCGGAAGTTATTCGGAGGTTAAATATCACCCATTTGCGGGAGTAGACCGGGAGATTGAGCAGATATTTGCCAATGATCTACAGGTAATCTCCTCGGAAGATTACGGGCTGCTTAATAAAGAAACATTATCTGACTACAAGCTGGTAATCTCCTATACCGAATTCTCCGATGATAAAATACCGGCGGAACAAAGCAGCGCATTGCTCTCCTATGTGGCTAATGGTGGCGGATTACTAGTGGTACATAACGGAATCTCCTTACAGCGTAATCAGGAGCTAGGCGCCATGCTGGGAGCTCATTTCACTCATCATCCAGAATTCACTTCGCTCCAGATGTCCATACCGGCAGGGGAGCATCCCATTATGCAGGGAATCGAAGAATTTGTGATCGATGATGAGCCTTATTATTTTGAGCAGCATCCCTATTTCGAAACAACTGTGCTTATGGAATATCCTCATGATGGGGCAATGAGGCAGGCGGCTTGGTGCCATGAATTTGGTCTAGGCCGGGTTGTTTATTTAATGCCTGGTCATCATTTGCCGTCATTTTCCGTAGAGCCTTTTCGCCAGATGATTCGTAGAGGTGGACTTTGGGCGGCGGGATTATTGTAG